A region of Vigna radiata var. radiata cultivar VC1973A chromosome 6, Vradiata_ver6, whole genome shotgun sequence DNA encodes the following proteins:
- the LOC106764650 gene encoding plasma membrane ATPase: MGGISLEEIKNENVDLERIPIEEVFEQLKCSRAGLTSDEGANRLQVFGPNKLEEKKESKVLKFLGFMWNPLSWVMEAAAIMAIALANGGGRPPDWQDFVGIIALLVINSTISFIEENNAGNAAAALMAGLAPKTKVLRDGRWSEQDAAILVPGDIISIKLGDIIPADARLLEGDPLSVDQSALTGESLPVTKSSSDEVFSGSTVKKGEIEAVVIATGVHTFFGKAAHLVDSTNQVGHFQKVLTAIGNFCICSIAVGIAIELIVMYPIQHRKYRDGIDNLLVLLIGGIPIAMPTVLSVTMAIGSHRLSQQGAITKRMTAIEEMAGMDVLCSDKTGTLTLNKLSVDRNLIEVFAKGVEKEYVILLAARASRTENQDAIDAAIVGMLADPKEARSGIREVHFLPFNPVDKRTALTYIDSDGNWHRASKGAPEQIITLCNCKEDVRKKVHAVIDKFAERGLRSLGVARQEVPEKSKDAAGGPWQFVGLLPLFDPPRHDSAETIRRALNLGVNVKMITGDQLAIGKETGRRLGMGTNMYPSSALLGQDKDASISALPVDELIEKADGFAGVFPEHKYEIVKRLQERKHICGMTGDGVNDAPALKKADIGIAVADATDAARSASDIVLTEPGLSVIISAVLTSRAIFQRMKNYTIYAVSITIRIVFGFLFIALIWKFDFAPFMVLIIAILNDGTIMTISKDRVKPSPLPDSWKLREIFATGVVLGSYMALMTVIFFWAMKDTNFFSNKFGVRPLRESPNEMMAALYLQVSIISQALIFVTRSRSWSFVERPGLLLLGAFLIAQLVATFIAVYANWGFARIQGMGWGWAGVIWLYSLVTYIPLDFLKFAIRYILSGKAWDNLLENKTAFTTKKDYGKEEREAQWAAAQRTLHGLQPPETSNLFNDKNSYRELSEIAEQAKRRAEVAR; this comes from the exons ATGGGTGGCATCAGCCTCGAAGAGATCAAGAACGAGAACGTCGATCtg GAACGGATTCCAATAGAGGAAGTGTTTGAGCAGCTGAAATGTTCAAGAGCAGGTCTAACCTCAGACGAAGGGGCCAACAGGCTCCAAGTCTTTGGACCAAACAAATTGGAAGAGAAAAAG GAGAGCAAGGTTTTGAAGTTCTTGGGCTTTATGTGGAACCCTTTGTCTTGGGTCATGGAAGCTGCTGCTATCATGGCCATTGCTTTGGCAAACGGAGGAGGAAGGCCACCAGATTGGCAAGATTTTGTGGGAATCATTGCTCTGCTAGTGATAAACTCCACAATCAGTTTTATTGAGGAAAACAATGCTGGAAATGCTGCTGCTGCTCTTATGGCTGGTTTAGCTCCCAAGACAAAG GTACTAAGGGATGGCCGATGGAGTGAACAAGATGCCGCAATTTTAGTACCAGGAGACATAATCAGCATCAAGTTAGGGGATATCATTCCAGCTGATGCTCGTCTTCTTGAGGGTGATCCTCTGAGTGTTGATCAGTCTGCTTTGACTGGAGAATCTCTTCCAGTGACAAAGAGTTCCTCAGATGAAGTGTTTTCAGGATCAACTGTTAAGAAGGGAGAGATAGAAGCAGTTGTGATAGCCACTGGAGTGCACACCTTTTTTGGCAAAGCAGCACATCTAGTGGACAGCACCAATCAAGTTGGACATTTTCAGAAAGTACTCACAGCAATTGGTAACTTCTGCATTTGCTCAATTGCTGTTGGAATCGCCATCGAGCTCATAGTCATGTACCCAATTCAACACCGAAAGTACAGGGATGGAATTGACAATCTGTTAGTGCTCTTGATTGGAGGAATCCCCATTGCCATGCCAACTGTGTTGTCTGTCACCATGGCCATTGGTTCTCACAGGCTTTCTCAGCAGGGTGCCATCACAAAAAGAATGACAGCAATTGAGGAAATGGCAGGGATGGATGTCCTGTGCAGTGACAAAACTGGGACTCTCACTTTGAATAAGTTGAGTGTTGATAGAAACTTGATTGAGGTGTTTGCTAAGGGTGTTGAGAAAGAGTATGTTATCCTTCTAGCAGCCAGAGCTTCCAGGACTGAAAATCAGGATGCTATTGATGCTGCAATTGTTGGCATGCTTGCTGACCCAAAGGAG GCACGTAGTGGTATCAGGGAGGTACATTTCCTTCCATTCAATCCTGTAGACAAGAGGACTGCACTTACCTACATTGATTCTGATGGAAATTGGCATAGAGCTAGCAAAGGGGCTCCTGAGCAG ATAATCACCCTTTGCAACTGCAAAGAGGATGTCAGGAAAAAGGTTCATGCGGTGATTGATAAGTTTGCTGAGCGTGGACTTCGGTCTTTAGGTGTTGCGAGACAG GAAGTACCTGAAAAATCAAAAGATGCTGCTGGTGGACCATGGCAATTTGTTGGTCTGCTACCATTGTTTGATCCTCCCAGGCATGACAGTGCTGAAACCATTAGAAGAGCTCTTAACCTTGGTGTGAATGTTAAGATGATTACCG GGGATCAGCTTGCCATTGGAAAGGAAACGGGTCGAAGGCTCGGAATGGGAACAAACATGTATCCTTCATCTGCATTGCTTGGTCAAGACAAGGATGCCTCTATTTCAGCTCTTCCAGTAGATGAGTTGATTGAGAAGGCTGATGGATTTGCAGGAGTATTTCCTG AGCacaaatatgaaattgttaAGCGGCTGCAAGAGAGGAAGCATATATGTGGAATGACTGGTGATGGTGTAAACGATGCCCCTGCATTAAAGAAAGCAGATATTGGAATTGCTGTTGCTGATGCCACAGATGCTGCTAGAAGTGCTTCTGATATTGTCCTTACCGAACCTGGTCTAAGTGTCATTATTAGTGCAGTGCTGACCAGCAGGGCAATTTTCCAGAGGATGAAGAACTATACT ATCTATGCTGTGTCAATCACCATCCGTATTGTG TTTGGTTTCTTGTTTATTGCGTTGATCTGGAAATTTGACTTTGCACCCTTCATGGTTTTGATTATTGCCATACTAAATGATG GTACCATTATGACAATATCAAAGGATAGAGTTAAACCATCTCCACTTCCTGATAGCTGGAAACTGAGGGAGATATTTGCTACCGGCGTTGTGCTAGGCAGCTACATGGCTCTAATGACAGTGATATTTTTCTGGGCAATGAAAGATACCAACTTCTTCTCG AACAAGTTTGGTGTGAGGCCACTGAGAGAGAGCCCTAATGAAATGATGGCAGCCTTATACCTACAAGTCAGTATAATAAGCCAGGCTCTAATCTTTGTCACAAGGTCCCGCAGTTGGTCTTTTGTTGAAAGACCAGGTCTTCTCCTACTAGGAGCTTTTCTGATTGCTCAGTTG GTAGCAACTTTTATAGCAGTATATGCTAACTGGGGCTTTGCAAGAATACAGGGAATGGGATGGGGTTGGGCTGGTGTAATCTGGCTTTACAGTTTGGTAACCTATATCCCTCTTGATTTTCTCAAATTTGCAATCCGCTATATACTAAGTGGGAAGGCTTGGGACAATCTTTTGGAGAACAAG ACTGCTTTCACCACAAAGAAAGACTATGGAAAAGAAGAGAGGGAGGCTCAATGGGCCGCTGCACAGAGGACACTTCATGGTCTTCAGCCACCAGAAACTTCCAACCTTTTCAATGATAAGAATAGCTACAGGGAGCTTTCAGAGATTGCAGAACAAGCCAAGAGAAGAGCTGAAGTTGCAAGGTAA